In a single window of the Fusarium falciforme chromosome 3, complete sequence genome:
- a CDS encoding MFS domain-containing protein — MAEPKHAVDANVREPDTDSSRSSHEDVVVKPLKTWKGYLWDTWELPPEQRWLLFKVDAFVLTFASIGYFLKNIDQTNVNNAFLSGMKEDLNMFGNELVTSTSIWTVGYVIGQLPSNLLLTRVSPRWVIPSLELGWGVATIATSAVKSYKALYALRFLVGLFESGFYPGIHYMLGSWYTPREIGKRAMVFWLAGSIGNMFSGFLQAAAYTNLNGVHGREGWRWLFIIDGIITLPLALMGYIFFPNLPQDGKKTWWVTERERVISVERMDAVGRAGKQPWTKAKVKSILFSWHTWLLPLIYVVWNNGYPQPAMGYWLKSFNADPPPVPGRHFTVPQINNLPLPTTGIFIVMALAWGWLSDGPMKGRRYPFIYLGAVITISFHIGLLKMPLYGNVTNRMIVYWFANIGSGAGPLILSWINEICTADTEKRALLVGAANDLAYVVQAVAPNFVWKTTDFPAARKGYTWSIVLNVLLIVITGTVQLLLWRDQKKAKKEALNAPPEVVEQKGDESDNSRVPAKTVVDIV, encoded by the exons ATGGCTGAACCCAAGCACGCAGTCGACGCCAATGTCCGCGAACCAGACACCGACTCGAGCCGATCTTCGCACGAGGATGTCGTTGTAAAGCCCCTCAAGACCTGGAAGGGTTACCTCTGGGACACATGGGAGCTGCCGCCTGAGCAGCGGTGGCTTCTGTTCAAGGTTGACGCCTTTGTGTTGACCTTTGCATCGATCGGTTACTTTTTGAAGAACATCGATCAGACCAATGTCAACAATGCCTTTCTTAGTGGAATGAAGGAGGACTTGAACATGTTTGGCAACGAACTTGTTACGA GCACCTCTATCTGGACCGTCGGCTATGTTATTGGACAACTCCCCTCCAATCTGCTTCTCACCCGTGTTTCCCCTCGCTGGGTCATCCCTTCATTGGAACTTGGCTGGGGCGTCGCAACCATCGCCACCTCAGCAGTCAAATCCTACAAGGCGCTGTACGCCCTTCGATTCCTTGTCGGACTCTTCGA ATCTGGTTTCTACCCTGGTATCCACTATATGCTCGGCTCTTGGTACACCCCTCGCGAGATTGGCAAGCGCGCcatggtcttctggctcgcTGGCTCTATTGGCAACATGTTCAGCGGTTTCCTGCAGGCAGCTGCTTACACTAATCTCAATGGAGTACACGGACGTGAAGGAT GGCGCTGGCTGTTCATCATCGACGGCATCATCACTCTCCCTCTCGCTCTGATGGGATACATCTTCTTCCCCAACCTGCCCCAGGATGGAAAAAAGACTTGGTGGGTGACCGAGCGAGAGCGTGTCATCTCTGTTGAGCGAATGGACGCCGTTGGCCGAGCTGGCAAGCAGCCCTGGacaaaggccaaggtcaagtctATTCTCTTCAGCTGGCACACTTGGCTTCTGC CTCTCATCTACGTCGTTTGGAACAATGGTTACCCCCAGCCTGCCATGGGATACTGGCTCAAGAGCTTCAATGCTGATCCTCCCCCCGTACCTGGAAGGCACTTCACAGTTCCTCAGATCAACAACT TGCCCCTGCCCACGACTGGAatcttcatcgtcatggcCCTGGCATGGGGCTGGCTCTCTGACGGTCCCATGAAGGGTCGTCGATACCCTTTCATCTACCTTGGTGCTGTCATCACT atttctttcCATATTGGACTCCTCAAGATGCCCCTATACGGAAACGTCACGAACCGAATGATTGTGTACTGGTTTGCCAACATTGGA AGCGGTGCCGGTCCTCTTATTCTTAGTTGGATTAACGAGATTTGCACTGCGGATACCGAGAAGCGAGCTTTGCTTGTTGGCGCGGCCAATGATCTCGCCTACGTCGTGCAGGCAGTG GCGCCCAACTTTGTTTGGAAGACGACAGACTTCCCAGCAGCCAGGAAGGGCTACACTTGGTCTATTGTTCTAAATGTCTTGTTAA TTGTCATCACTGGAACGGTTCAACTTCTCTTGTGGAGGGAtcagaagaaggcaaagaaagAGGCTCTCAACGCTCCGCCTGAAGTGGTTGAACAAAAGGGAGACGAGAGTGACAACAGCAGGGTTCCTGCCAAGACCGTCGTTGACATAGTTTAG